Proteins from a single region of Streptomyces sp. HUAS 15-9:
- a CDS encoding amino acid permease → MSSSLFRTKKVEQSILDTEEPEHALKKSLSALDLTVFGVGVIIGTGIFVLTGKVAKENAGPAVSLAFVAAGVVCALAALCYAEFASTVPVAGSAYTFSYASLGELPAWIIGWDLVLEFALGTAVVAVGWSGYMRSLLDNAGWHLPDYLGGRDGAHGFGFDILAAALVLVLTAILVIGMKLSARVTEVVVAIKVTVVLIVIIAGAFFITSSNYKPFIPKAQPVEAGGTLKAPLIQLMAGWAPSNFGVMGIFTAASVVFFAFIGFDVVATAAEETKNPQRDMPRGILGSLFICTALYVAVSIVVTGMQHYTALSVDAPLADAFKALGHPWYAGAISFGAVIGLTTVCMILLLGQTRVFFAMSRDGLLPRFFSIVHPRFRTPHRPTILLGVLIAVIAGFTSLSELAELVNIGTLFAFVVVALGVIILRRTRPDLHRAFRTPWVPFIPVLSVAATLWLMLNLPAETWLRFAIWMVIGFVVYFAYGRSHSRLGRHEETTVGEAFKHKRGDASE, encoded by the coding sequence GTGAGCAGTTCCCTCTTCCGGACGAAAAAGGTGGAGCAGTCCATCCTCGACACCGAGGAGCCAGAGCACGCGCTCAAGAAATCCTTGTCCGCGCTGGATCTGACCGTCTTCGGCGTCGGTGTCATCATCGGCACCGGCATCTTCGTCCTGACCGGCAAGGTCGCCAAGGAGAACGCGGGCCCCGCGGTCTCCCTGGCCTTCGTCGCGGCCGGCGTCGTCTGCGCACTCGCCGCGCTCTGCTACGCGGAGTTCGCCTCCACGGTCCCGGTGGCCGGATCCGCGTACACCTTCTCGTACGCCTCCCTCGGCGAACTGCCCGCCTGGATCATCGGCTGGGACCTCGTCCTGGAGTTCGCGCTCGGCACGGCGGTGGTCGCCGTCGGCTGGTCCGGCTACATGCGCTCGCTCCTGGACAACGCGGGCTGGCACCTGCCCGACTACCTCGGCGGCCGGGACGGGGCCCACGGCTTCGGCTTCGACATCCTCGCCGCCGCGCTGGTCCTGGTGCTCACCGCCATCCTCGTGATCGGCATGAAACTGTCCGCGCGGGTCACCGAGGTGGTCGTCGCCATCAAGGTGACGGTCGTCCTGATCGTGATCATCGCCGGTGCCTTCTTCATCACCAGCTCCAACTACAAGCCGTTCATCCCCAAGGCCCAGCCGGTGGAGGCCGGGGGCACTCTCAAAGCGCCGCTCATCCAGCTGATGGCCGGCTGGGCGCCGTCCAACTTCGGTGTGATGGGCATCTTCACCGCCGCCTCCGTCGTCTTCTTCGCCTTCATCGGCTTCGACGTCGTGGCCACCGCCGCCGAGGAGACCAAGAACCCGCAGCGGGACATGCCGCGCGGCATCCTCGGCTCCCTGTTCATCTGCACGGCGCTGTACGTCGCGGTGTCCATCGTCGTCACGGGCATGCAGCACTACACCGCTCTCTCCGTGGACGCCCCGCTCGCCGACGCCTTCAAGGCCCTCGGTCACCCCTGGTACGCGGGCGCGATCAGCTTCGGCGCGGTCATCGGCCTGACCACGGTCTGCATGATCCTGCTGCTCGGTCAGACCCGGGTGTTCTTCGCGATGAGCCGCGACGGGCTGCTGCCCCGCTTCTTCTCCATCGTCCACCCCCGGTTCCGGACCCCGCACCGGCCGACCATCCTGCTCGGCGTGCTCATCGCGGTCATCGCCGGTTTCACCAGTCTGAGTGAACTCGCCGAGCTGGTGAACATCGGCACGCTGTTCGCCTTCGTGGTCGTCGCGCTCGGCGTGATCATCCTCCGCCGCACCCGCCCGGACCTGCACCGCGCCTTCCGCACCCCGTGGGTGCCCTTCATCCCGGTCCTGTCCGTCGCCGCCACGCTCTGGCTGATGCTGAACCTGCCCGCCGAGACCTGGCTCCGGTTCGCCATCTGGATGGTGATCGGCTTCGTCGTGTACTTCGCGTACGGCCGCTCGCACAGCCGCCTGGGACGTCACGAGGAGACCACGGTCGGCGAGGCGTTCAAGCACAAGCGGGGCGACGCATCGGAATAG
- the dxs gene encoding 1-deoxy-D-xylulose-5-phosphate synthase, which produces MPLLTRIRGPRDLDRLSLEELDQLAEEIRTFLVDAVSKTGGHLGPNLGVVELTIALHRVFESPKDKVLWDTGHQSYVHKLLTGRQDFSKLKMKGGLSGYPSQAESEHDVIENSHASTVLGWADGLAKANQLRKKDDHVVAVIGDGALTGGMAWEALNNIADAKDRPLVIVVNDNERSYAPTIGGLANHLATLRTTDGYERFLARTKEVLERTPVVGKPLYETLHGAKKGLKDFITPQGMFEDLGLKYVGPIDGHDIEALESALARAKRFGGPVIVHCLTEKGRGYQPALQDEADRFHAVGKIHPDTGLPIASSGADWTSVFGDEMVKLGHEREDIVAITAAMLQPVGLDRFAKAFPERVYDVGIAEQHGAVSAAGLATGGVHPVFAVYATFLNRAFDQVLMDVALHKCGVTFVLDRAGITGTDGASHNGMWDMSILQVVPGLRLAAPRDADQVRAQLREAVEVKDAPTVVRFSKGAVGPAVPAVGHVGGMDVLREPGTGTPDVLLVSVGALAPMCLEIAGLLDQQGITTTVVDPRWVKPVDEAMAPLAERHRVVVTVEDNSRVGGVGSAVAQALRDAGVDVPLRDFGIPPRFLDHASRAEVMAEIGLTAPDIARQVTGLVSKLDGRFDRPTSEIDSVEPARD; this is translated from the coding sequence GTGCCGCTGCTGACCCGCATCAGGGGACCGCGCGATCTGGACCGGCTCAGCCTGGAGGAGCTGGACCAGCTGGCAGAGGAGATCCGGACCTTCCTCGTCGACGCCGTCTCCAAGACAGGCGGACATCTCGGACCCAACCTGGGCGTGGTCGAGCTCACCATCGCCCTGCACCGTGTCTTCGAGTCCCCGAAGGACAAGGTGCTGTGGGACACGGGCCACCAGTCCTACGTGCACAAGCTGCTCACGGGCCGGCAGGACTTCTCCAAGCTGAAGATGAAGGGCGGCCTGTCCGGTTACCCCTCGCAGGCCGAGTCCGAGCACGACGTCATCGAGAACTCGCACGCCTCGACGGTCCTCGGCTGGGCTGACGGTCTGGCAAAAGCCAACCAGCTGCGCAAAAAGGACGACCATGTCGTCGCCGTCATCGGTGACGGCGCCCTCACCGGCGGCATGGCCTGGGAGGCGCTCAACAACATCGCCGACGCCAAGGACCGCCCGCTGGTCATCGTCGTCAACGACAACGAGCGGTCGTACGCGCCGACGATCGGCGGCCTCGCCAACCACCTCGCGACCTTGCGCACCACCGACGGTTACGAGCGCTTCCTGGCCCGCACCAAGGAGGTCCTGGAACGCACCCCGGTCGTCGGCAAGCCGCTCTACGAGACCCTGCACGGCGCCAAGAAGGGCCTGAAGGACTTCATCACCCCGCAGGGCATGTTCGAGGACCTGGGCCTGAAGTACGTCGGCCCGATCGACGGCCACGACATCGAGGCCCTGGAGTCGGCGCTGGCCCGCGCCAAGCGCTTCGGCGGTCCCGTCATCGTGCACTGCCTCACCGAGAAGGGCCGCGGCTACCAGCCCGCCCTCCAGGACGAGGCCGACCGCTTCCACGCCGTCGGCAAGATCCACCCCGACACGGGCCTGCCCATCGCCAGCTCCGGGGCCGACTGGACCTCCGTCTTCGGCGACGAGATGGTGAAGCTGGGTCATGAGCGCGAGGACATCGTCGCCATCACCGCCGCGATGCTCCAGCCGGTCGGACTCGACCGGTTCGCCAAGGCCTTCCCCGAGCGGGTGTACGACGTCGGCATCGCCGAGCAGCACGGCGCCGTCTCCGCCGCGGGCCTCGCGACGGGCGGGGTGCACCCCGTCTTCGCCGTGTACGCCACCTTCCTCAACCGCGCCTTCGACCAGGTGCTGATGGACGTGGCCCTGCACAAGTGCGGTGTGACCTTCGTGCTGGACCGGGCGGGCATCACCGGCACCGACGGCGCCTCCCACAACGGCATGTGGGACATGTCGATCCTTCAGGTCGTACCGGGGCTCAGGCTGGCCGCGCCGCGCGACGCCGACCAGGTGCGCGCGCAGCTGCGCGAGGCCGTCGAGGTGAAGGACGCGCCGACCGTCGTGCGCTTCTCGAAGGGCGCGGTCGGTCCCGCCGTACCGGCCGTGGGACACGTCGGCGGCATGGACGTGCTGCGCGAGCCGGGCACCGGCACCCCGGACGTGCTGCTGGTCTCCGTGGGCGCCCTCGCCCCGATGTGCCTGGAGATCGCCGGCCTGCTGGACCAGCAGGGCATCACCACCACCGTCGTCGACCCGCGCTGGGTCAAGCCCGTCGACGAGGCCATGGCCCCGCTCGCCGAGCGGCACCGCGTGGTCGTCACCGTCGAGGACAACTCCCGGGTCGGCGGCGTCGGCTCGGCGGTCGCCCAGGCCCTGCGGGACGCCGGCGTCGACGTCCCGCTGCGTGACTTCGGCATCCCGCCGCGCTTCCTCGACCACGCCTCGCGCGCCGAGGTCATGGCCGAGATCGGACTGACCGCCCCCGACATCGCCCGCCAGGTCACCGGCCTGGTCTCCAAGCTGGACGGCCGCTTCGACCGCCCGACAAGCGAGATCGACTCGGTGGAGCCCGCGCGCGACTAG
- a CDS encoding ArnT family glycosyltransferase, with translation MSAAQPAPPRSVIARKAYWTRLLPLLAALACVTRVPSFARPLWNPDEGFLAVQARMLAHGGQLYETVVDRKPPLVPWLYQAAFALGGSGSLTPVRILAVLAQLLTAVLLASLARRRWGDTAGRTAGGLYLLVSVGLNPEDAQAATFEVFMLPCTAAAMWCADRRRWGAAGAAAACALLTKQTGGAVLVPVLWLAYRHGAPRGGVLRLVAGVTLPVLGAALVTDPAGFVFWTVTGSGAYASFTGSELHALVRALTNTVILAVACAGLIPPVVRALRLARTGAVDLWLWLASSAPAVLLGFHFFGHYYLQLIPPLALLATAALQILPRQRLTAAVLTSACCCVLFLAWGLLAPRPELTHAQRLASAVAHRTALTDRVLVWGIHPETYWLSERTPASRYLTAGLLTNFSGGRGGPEVGEKYAVQGTWPVFREEMTTHAPALVVDDSRGKPYAPERVPGLRRLLAARYEPVGEVDGAVLYARVARDQGD, from the coding sequence ATGTCCGCCGCGCAGCCCGCCCCTCCACGTTCCGTAATCGCACGGAAGGCGTACTGGACGCGGCTGCTGCCGCTGCTGGCGGCCCTGGCCTGTGTGACCCGTGTGCCGTCCTTCGCGCGGCCGCTGTGGAACCCCGACGAGGGCTTTCTCGCCGTGCAGGCCCGGATGCTGGCACACGGCGGACAGCTGTACGAGACGGTGGTGGACCGCAAGCCGCCGCTCGTGCCGTGGCTGTACCAGGCCGCGTTCGCGCTGGGCGGTTCCGGATCGCTCACCCCGGTGCGGATCCTCGCCGTGCTCGCACAACTGCTCACCGCCGTCCTGCTGGCCTCGCTCGCCCGGCGCCGGTGGGGCGACACCGCGGGCCGGACGGCCGGAGGGCTGTATCTGCTGGTCTCCGTGGGGCTCAACCCCGAGGACGCGCAGGCCGCCACGTTCGAGGTGTTCATGCTGCCCTGCACGGCCGCCGCGATGTGGTGCGCGGACCGCCGCCGCTGGGGCGCGGCCGGGGCGGCCGCCGCCTGCGCCCTGCTCACCAAGCAGACCGGCGGGGCGGTGCTGGTGCCGGTGCTGTGGCTCGCGTACCGGCACGGCGCGCCGCGCGGCGGGGTGCTGCGGCTGGTCGCCGGGGTGACCCTGCCGGTGCTCGGCGCGGCCCTGGTCACCGATCCGGCCGGCTTCGTCTTCTGGACGGTCACCGGATCGGGGGCGTACGCCTCCTTCACCGGCTCCGAACTCCATGCCCTGGTCCGGGCGCTGACCAACACGGTGATCCTGGCCGTGGCCTGCGCGGGCCTGATCCCGCCGGTGGTACGGGCCCTGCGGCTGGCCCGCACGGGCGCGGTCGACCTGTGGCTGTGGCTCGCCTCGTCGGCCCCGGCCGTCCTCCTCGGCTTCCACTTCTTCGGCCACTACTACCTGCAACTCATCCCGCCGCTCGCCCTGCTGGCGACGGCCGCGCTGCAGATCCTGCCCCGGCAGCGGCTGACGGCGGCGGTCCTCACCTCGGCCTGCTGCTGCGTCCTCTTCCTGGCCTGGGGCCTGCTGGCGCCCCGCCCCGAACTCACCCACGCCCAGCGCCTCGCCTCCGCCGTGGCCCACCGCACGGCGCTGACCGACCGGGTCCTCGTATGGGGGATACACCCGGAGACGTACTGGCTGTCCGAGCGCACCCCCGCCAGCCGCTATCTCACCGCGGGGCTCCTCACCAACTTCAGCGGCGGCCGGGGCGGCCCCGAGGTCGGCGAGAAGTACGCCGTTCAGGGCACCTGGCCCGTCTTCCGCGAGGAGATGACCACCCACGCACCGGCCCTGGTGGTCGACGACTCCAGAGGCAAGCCGTACGCCCCGGAACGCGTCCCGGGCCTGCGCCGGCTCCTCGCGGCACGGTACGAACCGGTGGGGGAGGTGGACGGGGCGGTGCTGTACGCCCGGGTGGCGCGGGACCAGGGGGACTAG
- a CDS encoding sugar ABC transporter permease, protein MSDTSKVEKAAPVSKAQDTVAPADDPTAAPVAVVDPRLLVREEGFKGYITEFKRKVKGGELGSLPVVIGLIIIWTIFQLQNDRFLSADNLSNISYFLSATGMLAIGLVFVLLLGEIDLSVGSVSGLASTVFAVFVVNRGMNAWLALALAIVIGAVIGALQGWFFAKIGVPAFVVTLAGFLGWNGLMLWLLGSSGTINIPADSGPVHLLGQNSFFMDQAIVGAYILAGLGVVLTFVGSFSEQRRRRAAGVPFRPTSEILLRVGLLAVASFSAAAVLNNAAGVSNALVIFLGALVVVDFVLRRTTYGRKVFAVGGGIEAARRAGISVPMIRITVFAISGGFAAVGGMFFAGQTASATLSAGGGNTLMLAIAAAVIGGTSLFGGRGSVWSALLGMLVIQSIQTGLDLLNMNTSIQYMITGAVLLGAVVIDSVSRKSQKAAGRA, encoded by the coding sequence GTGAGTGACACGTCCAAGGTCGAGAAGGCCGCCCCTGTTTCCAAGGCCCAGGACACCGTGGCCCCCGCCGACGACCCCACGGCCGCTCCGGTGGCCGTCGTCGACCCGCGACTGCTGGTCCGCGAAGAGGGCTTCAAGGGCTACATCACGGAGTTCAAGCGCAAGGTCAAGGGCGGTGAACTCGGCTCGCTGCCGGTCGTCATCGGCCTGATCATCATCTGGACGATCTTCCAGCTCCAGAACGACCGGTTCCTGAGCGCGGACAACCTGTCCAACATCAGCTACTTCCTGTCGGCCACCGGCATGCTCGCCATCGGCCTGGTGTTCGTGCTGCTGCTCGGCGAGATCGACCTCTCCGTCGGCTCGGTCAGCGGTCTGGCGTCCACCGTGTTCGCCGTCTTCGTCGTCAACCGCGGTATGAACGCCTGGCTGGCGCTCGCCCTGGCCATCGTGATCGGCGCCGTCATCGGCGCGCTGCAGGGCTGGTTCTTCGCCAAGATCGGCGTACCCGCGTTCGTGGTGACCCTGGCCGGCTTCCTCGGCTGGAACGGTCTGATGCTGTGGCTGCTCGGCTCCAGCGGCACCATCAACATCCCGGCCGACTCCGGCCCGGTGCACCTGCTCGGCCAGAACTCCTTCTTCATGGACCAGGCCATCGTCGGCGCCTACATCCTGGCGGGCCTCGGTGTCGTGCTGACCTTCGTGGGCTCCTTCAGCGAGCAGCGCCGCCGTCGCGCGGCCGGTGTGCCGTTCCGGCCCACCAGCGAGATCCTGCTCCGTGTCGGCCTGCTCGCCGTGGCCTCCTTCTCCGCCGCGGCCGTGCTGAACAACGCCGCGGGTGTCTCCAACGCGCTGGTGATCTTCCTGGGCGCGCTGGTGGTCGTCGACTTCGTACTGCGTCGTACGACCTACGGCCGGAAGGTCTTTGCGGTCGGTGGTGGCATCGAGGCCGCGCGCCGTGCCGGTATCAGCGTGCCGATGATCCGTATCACCGTGTTCGCCATCTCCGGCGGCTTCGCGGCGGTCGGCGGTATGTTCTTCGCCGGCCAGACCGCGAGCGCCACGCTGAGCGCCGGTGGCGGCAACACCCTGATGCTCGCCATCGCGGCGGCCGTCATCGGTGGTACGAGCCTCTTCGGCGGACGCGGTTCCGTCTGGTCCGCCCTGCTCGGCATGCTGGTCATCCAGTCCATCCAGACCGGTCTCGACCTGCTGAACATGAACACCTCGATCCAGTACATGATCACCGGTGCGGTTCTGCTGGGCGCGGTGGTCATCGACTCGGTCTCCCGCAAGAGCCAGAAGGCGGCGGGCCGCGCGTAA
- a CDS encoding ATP-binding cassette domain-containing protein yields MVHVSATPVLALRGVSKRFGAVQALTDVELEVHAGEVVALVGDNGAGKSTLVKTIAGVHPIDEGVIEWEGRPVSINKPHDAQGLGVATVYQDLALCDNLDVVGNLFLGRELLHRGVIDEVSMEKQARELLSTLSIRIPSVRIPIASLSGGQRQVVAIARALIGDPKVVILDEPTAALGVEQTAQVLDLVERLRERNLGVILISHNMADVKAVADTVAVLRLGRNNGSFPVKSTSHEEIIAAITGATENAVTRRAERRTTEAAK; encoded by the coding sequence ATGGTTCACGTGTCCGCTACGCCCGTGCTGGCGTTGCGCGGAGTCTCCAAGCGATTCGGTGCGGTCCAGGCCCTCACCGACGTCGAGCTGGAGGTTCACGCCGGAGAAGTGGTCGCCCTGGTGGGCGACAACGGCGCAGGAAAGTCGACCCTGGTCAAGACGATCGCGGGTGTCCACCCCATCGATGAGGGCGTCATCGAGTGGGAGGGCAGGCCGGTCAGCATCAACAAGCCGCACGACGCCCAGGGACTCGGCGTCGCGACGGTCTACCAGGACCTCGCGCTGTGCGACAACCTCGACGTGGTCGGCAACCTCTTCCTCGGTCGCGAGCTGCTGCACCGGGGAGTCATCGACGAGGTGTCGATGGAGAAGCAGGCACGGGAGCTGCTGAGCACGCTCTCGATCCGCATCCCCAGCGTCCGCATCCCGATCGCGAGCCTCTCCGGCGGTCAGCGCCAGGTCGTCGCCATCGCCCGCGCCCTGATCGGTGACCCGAAGGTCGTCATCCTCGACGAGCCCACCGCCGCGCTCGGCGTCGAGCAGACCGCGCAGGTCCTCGACCTGGTCGAGCGGCTGCGCGAGCGCAACCTCGGCGTCATCCTCATCAGCCACAACATGGCTGACGTGAAGGCGGTCGCGGACACCGTCGCGGTCCTGCGCCTGGGCAGGAACAACGGCTCCTTCCCCGTGAAGAGCACCAGCCACGAAGAGATCATCGCCGCGATCACGGGAGCCACGGAGAACGCCGTGACTCGTCGTGCGGAGCGTCGCACCACGGAGGCGGCAAAGTGA